Genomic window (Armatimonas rosea):
AGAGCTCTAATACCTCTCACTCTCAGAATGGACCGATAGAAAAACGGGAAGTGCCTCTGGCTCTCTTGCTGCTACCCCCTCAAAGAGAGAGTCAGAGGGCCCTTTGGGTAGGTGGAGACGGCTATGAGAATCGCGACGGCAGCAGAGCTACGGGAGGCGGACCGCCAGGCGATAGACGACCTGGGAATTCCCGGTGCCTGCCTGATGCAGTCCGCGGGTGAAGCACTCGCCCGCGCCTGTGCCGGGGCGCAGCGGATCGCGTTTCTCTGTGGCAAGGGCAACAACGGCGGGGATGGGTTTGCGGCGGCGCGGCTTCTGGCAGTGGCAGGGAAAGAGATCACAGTTCTGCTCACGACGTCCGAGGAGGAGATCACCGGACTTGCCGCCACCCACCTCGCCCCGTTGCGTGCCTCGGGGGTCACGGTCGCTCCCTTCAGCGATGCCGCTCTTGCCGGCCATGACTTGCTGGTGGACTGCCTGCTGGGAACAGGCACACGCGGTGCGCCCCGTGGCCTAGTCGCCGAGGCGATTCGGGCGGCCAATGCCTCTGGGATTCCCCTCGTCGCTTGTGATCTTCCCTCAGGAGTCGATGCCGACACGGGGGAGGTTCCCGGCGACGCGATCCGCGCACGCGCGACCGTCACCCTCTCGGCACTCAAGCCCGGGCTCTTGCTCTATCCCGGCGCGGAGCTGGTTGGAGAACTAACCCTCGCCCCGATTGGCCTGCCGATTCTCACGCCACCGACACAAGAGCTGACAACGATTGGCTGGGTTCGCGCCACACTGCCCAAGCGCCAGCAAGGCCGGGATGCCAATAAAGGGGCGTTTGGGACGGTCTTGGTAGTGGCAGGTGCACGGGGGATGGCCGGGGCCGCCGTGCTCACCGCCACTGCCGCGCTTCGTGCCGGCGCAGGGCTGGTCTATCTCGCGGTCCCGGAGAGCCTCGTGGCGACGGTCGCCGCGCTCTCTGCGGAGGTGGTTGTCCGCCCTCTGCCCGAGACACCCGACGGCACCCACGGGGGAGAGGGGGCGCTTGAGACGCTCCTGCCGCTGGTGGCCCGCGCCGATGCAATTGCGCTGGGGCCGGGTCTCACCGCGGGTGCGGCTGTCCAAGACTTTGTCGAGGCGCTCCTGACACACACAAACCTGCCGCTTGTGATCGATGCCGATGGCCTCAACTGTATCGCCCAGAGAGCCGCGCTCCTGAGTCGCCTCAGCGGGCGGGAGCGGGTCCTCACTCCCCATCCCGGCGAGCTAGGGCGGCTCTTGGGGCTTCCTACCCGCGCGGTGCAGGCGAGCCGCACGGAGGTCGTGGGGCGTGTCGCGCAGAACTTTGGCTCGGTGACCTTGCTCAAGGGGGCCCGCACCTTGGTCGCGAGCCCGGCAGGTCAGCTATACTACAACCGAGAGGGCTCGGTGAGTCTGGCGACCGCGGGAAGTGGGGATGTCCTCACGGGCGTGATCGCGGCCCTGCTGGCCCAAGGGCTGACTGCGGAAAACGCCGCGCGCTGTGGTGCCTACTGGCACGCACTGGCGGGGGAGTCGCTCCCCGTGGGCTCTCTGGCAGGAGAGATTCGTGATGCCCTGCCCGCCGCACGGCTACGCTTAGAATCGGGGGATATTGGCGACCTATGAAGACACAACTAACCGCACTTGCTCTTGTCCTGGCGACGGGCGCACTGGCCCAGACACCGAAGCTGGAGCCGCCCAAGACCACCCTCGCCGCGACACCCACCCCCGCGCCCAAGGAGGCAGGCACCAAGGCGACACCCACCCCCGATCCCAAGGCGACGCCGGATCCCAAGGCCGCAACGGCAACCCCGACACCCGACCCGAAAGCCGCTACGCCTGCGCCCGCCGCGACTCCCGCGCCTATTGTTGTCGTGGTTCAGTCGCAAAAAGAGCCTGAGCAGAACAATGGCAGCAGCCTAATCGCCGGGTGGCTCGGTCTCGCGGTTCTCGGGGTGGGTGGGTTCTTTGGCTGGCGTGCGCTCAAGAGCAAGGGCCTGACGGTCACGGGAGCCTTCAAGCAGCTCGGGGTCGAGCTTCCGCAAGAGGCGCCCCCTGCCGCCGCCCCTGTGGGCAAGCCCGCGGTGGCCCCGCTCCCGCCGCTCCCCTCGCTCTCCGAACTGCCCTCGGCGGGTGCCGCACCCGCTGGTGTCGCCGTTGCCACGGGAGCCTCTGCCCCTGCCGCTCCACCGCTTCCCGCGCCCAGCGGCCAGCCCAAGCTGGTTGGCTACAGCGGCCCCGCCGCCGGAAAAGTCATCCCTCTGATGGACGCCCTCACCGTGGGCCGGGAGCCCGACAACGCGCTCTCCCTTCCCACCGACAGCACGGTCAGCCGCAAGCACGCGGTCTTTCTCCCCACCGGCACGGGCTGGGAGCTCTCCGACAGTGGCTCGGCCAACGGGACCTTTGTCAATGGCCAGCGCCTCGCCAACCCGCAGGTGCTCTCCCACGGCGATGAGATCAAGATCGGCTCCTCGAGGTTGCGCTATGAAGCGTGATACCAACCCCCTAACCCCCGCTGGGCGGGGGGACAATAAGGAAGGGGAATACCTCTTTTCCCCCCCGCGGAGCGGGGGCTGGGGGGGAGGGCTATGAACTTTCCGTCGCGCATCTTGCTCTTCCTGCTGGCGGGAGCCGCCGCCGGGCTCCTTGTCGTCTTCCTCACCGATGTCACCGGAATCCTACGCATCACCGACCAGTGGCCACCCACCAAGACCGACCTGAACAACACGACCGCGGCGGCGGTCTGGTTCGGCGGCTTCCTCGGGGCGCTCTTTGGAGTCGCCAGTAACCTGGCATCAGGGACCCGGGACTGGGTACGCGCGATTGGCTTTGGACTGGGAATCGGGATCGCGGCGGGGTTTGTGGGGATCACGTTTGGGATGGCGGTCTTTGCCCCACTCTATGTGGAGAAAGCGCGCAACCCGCTGGCATTTCTGGGCAACGTGGTCGCCCGTGGCCTCGGCTGGTGCTTTATCGGGGCGCTCGCCGGGACCGCGGAGGGCTGGCGCAAGCAGAGCGTCCGTGTGGGCCGCAATGGCTTGATTGGAGGCGCGATTGGGGGCCTCTTGGGCGGAGCGGTCTTTGAGATCGCGCCCTATCTCATGCCCGGCGTCCGCGCCGGGGCCGTCTCGCGCACCCTGGGCTTTGTGATCACCGGCGCGATGATCGGGCTGTTTATCGCGCTGGTTCAAGAGTGGCTCAAAGAGGCCTGGGTGAAGATCCAGGTGGGCCGCAATGAGTTCAGCAAAGAGATCCTTTTAGAGAAAGCCGAGAGCAAGATCGGGCGCAACGAGCTCTGCGATATCCCGCTTTTTGGCAACCCGCAGATCGGACGGAGCCATGCGCTACTGGTCGCGCTCCCCAGTGGCGGCTACGCCGTGCGCGATACCGGCGAGTCCCCGATTGGGGTCTTGGTCAATGGCGCAAAGATCGCTGGGGAGCAGAAGCTACGCTCCGGCGACCAGATTCAGATCGTGGACCGGGTGCTGGTGTTCTTTGAGAAGCAGGTCCGCCAGCGCACCGTGCTCGAAAATCGGGATGTGAAGCAAGCGCCCGCCGTGCCGGTCGCACAGCCGGGTGTGTCGCCGTATGCTTTGAACCCATCCCCCGGCCCCTTCCCTGCCACAGGGAAGGGGAGTAAGCTGGTTGTCGTTGCGGGGCCGCATGCGGGGCAGAGCTTTGCCTTGCAAGCGGGGCTGGTCTTTGGCCGCGACCCGGGCAACAGCGCCGCGCTTCCCGCCGATACCAAGGCATCGCGGCGGCACGCACAGCTTGTGGCCGAGGGCAGCGGCGTGGCACTGGAGGATATGGGGAGCACCAACGGGACCTTTGTCAATGGCCAGCGCATCACCCGTGTCGCGCTCGCGCCGGGCGACCAGATCGTGATCGGCAGCAGCACCCTGAGAGTGGAGTAGAACTATGGATCAGACAATTCGCGTGAATCCGACAATGATGGGAGGCGATCCCAACCGCACCCAGATGGCGCAGCCGACCGTGATGGGCGGTTTCCCCCAAGCCGCGCCGGGCGGCCCGTCGCTGGCGCTCAACGTTAAAGTGAGCAATCGCTACGCCTTTGCGGGCGACCGGACACGGGCGCACGTGCTGACACAGATTTCCGCAGGCGGCGCGGGGGGCTTTGTGCCGGGCGGCAAGCGCTTGCCGGTGAATGTCTGCCTGGTGATCGACCGCTCGGGCTCCATGGACGGCTCCCCGATCCAGTATGTCAAGAAGGCCTGCGAGCACGTCGTGGACCTGCTCACCCCCGACGATGTGCTCTCGATCGTGACCTTTGAGGAGTCGGTGGAGGTGCTCATGCCCGCGCGGCGTGTGACCGACCCGAATCTGATCAAGCAACACATCCAGCGCATTGTCGCCGGAACCACGACCAACCTCTTCGACGGCCTCTACGCTGGCGGCTCCCAGGTGGCGTCGGTGCCGATGGCGGGCTACGTCACCCGCGTCCTACTCCTCACCGACGGCGAGCCGACTGCGGGGCTCAAAGACTTCCAGAGCATTGTCCAGCAAGTTGCGGACCTAAAAGCACGCGGCATCACGGTCACGGCGCTGGGCTTCGGACCAGAGTACAACGAGGAGCTCATGGCTGGGATCGCCCGCCGCTCCGGGGGGAACTACTACTACATCGAGCGCCCCGAGCAGATCCCCGAGGTCTTCCAAAAAGAGATGCTGACGATCCTTGGTGTGACCGCCAAGAACATTCGCCTCACCCTCACGCTCCCGCGCGGGGTCACCGTCCGCCAGTGCTACGGCTCCCCGCCCGAGCTGGGCGCCCGCCACGCCGCGATCTCATTGCCCGATATCGAGCGCGGCGCGACCGTCACCAAGCTCTGGGAGGTGGACTACGACCCACACGCCGTGGCTACCTTCCGCACCGCAAAAGTTATCCTCTCCTGGGACGATGGCGCGACCGGCCAGCGCGAGACCCTCACCGCCAACGCCGTGGTTGAGTTCACCGGAGACGCTGCCCGCGTCCCCTCGGGTGCTGACCCTCTCGTCTCCCAAGAGCTCAACGCCATGCAAGCTGCCCGTGACCTCGAAAAAACGATGATGGGCATGCGCACTCAGCAGCTCAACCTCGCGGACCTAACCGCTGCTCTCAATAAGACGCAGCAGATGTTCACCCAGCAAGGCAACACCGAGGCCGCCAAGACCGTCCAGATGGCCGCGCAAGCCGCCCAGCGCGGCGACACCGGCGGCGCGGAGAAGACTCTGATTGGGACGATCTACAGCCTCGATCTCGGGAAGAGGAGCTAGGGCACTCCCCCAGAACACTCCCCCGGCTCGTTCCTCGCCACCCCCTCTCCCTCTGGATCCACGTTCCGTGGGAGGAGAGGGGGTAGGTAGAGCAGAGGGAGTATGTAAACGTGAAGCCCCTCAGACTCCCCCTTCCTTCGCCCCTCGGAACGAGGGTTTCAGGCGAAGGAAGGGGGCCGGGGGGATGGATGCAAAAAAATGCTTGATTACTACGCCATTCTAGGAGTCTCGACCAGCGCGACCGAGAGCGAGATTCGCACCGCCATGCGCGAGAAAACCCCCGCGGCCCAGCAGGACCCGGACACATTCGCGATCCTGATGGATGCCTTCGAGACGCTCAAAGACCCGCAAAAACGCGCCGAGTACGATGCGCAGCGCTCGGCCTCCCCTGCCCCCACGAGTGGGGGAGCCCGCGTGGCGGGTGGGGCGCTTGTCGTCGCCGGGGCGTGCCCGGTCTGTAACACGCTTGCGCCTGCCGACGAGGGCTTCTGCTCGGAGTGCGGCTACCTGCTCAGCAGCACCGTGGGGGCCACGCCGCAGGCCTCGCCCTTGCCCAAGCTGGTCGAGGAGAGCGGGCGTGAGCTGATGCTACGTGTCGGGGAGAGTATCGTGGGCCGCGAGGGCGCCGATGTCGCGCTGCCGCACCCGACCATCTCCCGCCGCCATGCGCGCTTCATTGTCTCGGGCGGCAACTATGTCACGCTGGAGGACCTTGGGAGCACCAACGGCACCAATGTGGCAGGCCAGCCGCTTCCCGCCGGGAGCCAGAAAGCCCTCACCCACGGTCAGGCGATCCAGTTTGGCTCGGTGAAACTCACAATCCAGATTCCCCATGTCGCCCAGCCGGAGCGCCGCTCGCTCGGTGCCAAAGACCCCGGCCGCGCCCCCATCGCCGCCCTCAGTGGCAGCGTCAGTGGAGCAAGACTGGAGGGGCCGTCGGGCTCGCACACGCTCAAGGCTGCGGTCACGACCGTGGGCCGGAAAGTCGGCAACGACATTGTGATCTCGACCGACTCGTTTGTTTCGGGGAGCCATGCCAAGCTTGTCTTTGAGAATGGTAAGTACTCCGTGATAGATATTGGGAGCACCAACGGGACGCGGCTCAACGGGCGCAAGCTCAGCGCCAATGTCCCCGAGGCACTTGCCAGCGGCGACACGATCCAGTTCGGCCAGACCGCGTTTACGTTTAAGGGGTGAGTGGCGCTTGACCAGCGGGCGGCTAAAGCGGCACCGCTGGTGCGGCAAGCAGGCTAAAGCCCGCTCAGGCTTGCTTAGGTAGGTGCGCGTGGACGGCATCCCAGAGCGCTTGGAACTTGTGGCGGTCGGGATGGGGGGAGTCGGCGGGAGCGATGACGTACTTTTCTACTCCGTTCCAGCGAAGGACCAGGAGGTAGGTAGAGAGATAGTCGTCGCTGCAGCCACTTGGCGGCGGTGCGGGGAGCTGGTCAGGAAGCAGTGCAAAGCCAAGCTCCTCAAATCGGAGCAAGAGCTGGAGCACGGCGTCCTGCCCCAGAAAAACCTGCTCTTGACGCGTCTCATTCGGAGAGTCCTGAATCCACTGGAAGAGATTGCCTTCGTCGTCGATACAGAGCTGCCATTTCGTAAAGTCGTAGAAACCGCCGGCCTGAAACTGCGCCCCAATCACCGCCCCCGGAGGCATGAGCTTTCCCGAACGAAAAAACGCACGCGCTCGCAATCTAGCCGCCCGTAATCCCGTCCATGAACGCGCGGAGAGGGGGGAGCATTTTTCGGTATTCCACCAGGAAGGCATCGTGGCCGTAGGACGAGTCCACGATAAAGCTGGTGACATCGACCCCACGGGCCTGCATGCGCTCGATCATCTCGTGGCTCTCACGGACCGGGAAGAGGTCGTCGCTGGAGATCCCGATCACGAGGCACTTGGCCTGGATGCGCGCCAGGGCATCGGTGAGCGACGGGTAGCCGCGGGAGACATCGTGGAGATCAATAGCCCGTGACAGATACAGATAGCTATTGGCATCAAAGCGCTTAACCAGCTTCTCGCCCTCATCGTGGAGGTAGCGCTCGACATCGAAGCGAGCGTGCAGGTCGTGGCGGAAGGCGGACTCCTGGTCGGTGCGGGTGCGGCCAAACATGTCCTGCATCGTCGCATCGGTCAAAAACGTGATGGTCGCGATCATGCGGGCCAGCGCGAGGCCGGAGTCGGGGCCGCCGCCTTCGCTGTCGTAGTAGCTGCCGCGCTGCCACTTGGGGTCGAGCAGGATCGCGCGGCGGGCGCACTCGTTGAAGGCGATGCTCCGCGCCCCGACCCGTGCGCTCGTGGCGATGGGAATGCAGTTCTTGACACGCTCCGGGTAGATCACGGCCCACTCCAGCGCCTGCATCCCGCCCATCGAGCCGCCCGTGACTACCGCTAGCTCCGTCACCCCGAAGTGCTCGCGCAGGAACTGCTCCTGCACCCGCACCATGTCCCGGACCGTGATGATCGGGAAGGTCATGGCGTAGGGCTTGCCGGT
Coding sequences:
- a CDS encoding vWA domain-containing protein, giving the protein MDQTIRVNPTMMGGDPNRTQMAQPTVMGGFPQAAPGGPSLALNVKVSNRYAFAGDRTRAHVLTQISAGGAGGFVPGGKRLPVNVCLVIDRSGSMDGSPIQYVKKACEHVVDLLTPDDVLSIVTFEESVEVLMPARRVTDPNLIKQHIQRIVAGTTTNLFDGLYAGGSQVASVPMAGYVTRVLLLTDGEPTAGLKDFQSIVQQVADLKARGITVTALGFGPEYNEELMAGIARRSGGNYYYIERPEQIPEVFQKEMLTILGVTAKNIRLTLTLPRGVTVRQCYGSPPELGARHAAISLPDIERGATVTKLWEVDYDPHAVATFRTAKVILSWDDGATGQRETLTANAVVEFTGDAARVPSGADPLVSQELNAMQAARDLEKTMMGMRTQQLNLADLTAALNKTQQMFTQQGNTEAAKTVQMAAQAAQRGDTGGAEKTLIGTIYSLDLGKRS
- a CDS encoding NAD(P)H-hydrate dehydratase translates to MRIATAAELREADRQAIDDLGIPGACLMQSAGEALARACAGAQRIAFLCGKGNNGGDGFAAARLLAVAGKEITVLLTTSEEEITGLAATHLAPLRASGVTVAPFSDAALAGHDLLVDCLLGTGTRGAPRGLVAEAIRAANASGIPLVACDLPSGVDADTGEVPGDAIRARATVTLSALKPGLLLYPGAELVGELTLAPIGLPILTPPTQELTTIGWVRATLPKRQQGRDANKGAFGTVLVVAGARGMAGAAVLTATAALRAGAGLVYLAVPESLVATVAALSAEVVVRPLPETPDGTHGGEGALETLLPLVARADAIALGPGLTAGAAVQDFVEALLTHTNLPLVIDADGLNCIAQRAALLSRLSGRERVLTPHPGELGRLLGLPTRAVQASRTEVVGRVAQNFGSVTLLKGARTLVASPAGQLYYNREGSVSLATAGSGDVLTGVIAALLAQGLTAENAARCGAYWHALAGESLPVGSLAGEIRDALPAARLRLESGDIGDL
- the metX gene encoding homoserine O-acetyltransferase MetX, whose translation is MSPDEVECSIGLVTKESVTLGEFICENRQTLPEVTVAYEKYGELNAAKDNVILVLHGITGSSHAAGKYDWSNRSLGYWDGFIGPGKVFDTDKYCVIAPNVLGGCRGTTGPSSVNPLTGKPYAMTFPIITVRDMVRVQEQFLREHFGVTELAVVTGGSMGGMQALEWAVIYPERVKNCIPIATSARVGARSIAFNECARRAILLDPKWQRGSYYDSEGGGPDSGLALARMIATITFLTDATMQDMFGRTRTDQESAFRHDLHARFDVERYLHDEGEKLVKRFDANSYLYLSRAIDLHDVSRGYPSLTDALARIQAKCLVIGISSDDLFPVRESHEMIERMQARGVDVTSFIVDSSYGHDAFLVEYRKMLPPLRAFMDGITGG
- a CDS encoding FHA domain-containing protein, whose amino-acid sequence is MKTQLTALALVLATGALAQTPKLEPPKTTLAATPTPAPKEAGTKATPTPDPKATPDPKAATATPTPDPKAATPAPAATPAPIVVVVQSQKEPEQNNGSSLIAGWLGLAVLGVGGFFGWRALKSKGLTVTGAFKQLGVELPQEAPPAAAPVGKPAVAPLPPLPSLSELPSAGAAPAGVAVATGASAPAAPPLPAPSGQPKLVGYSGPAAGKVIPLMDALTVGREPDNALSLPTDSTVSRKHAVFLPTGTGWELSDSGSANGTFVNGQRLANPQVLSHGDEIKIGSSRLRYEA
- a CDS encoding FHA domain-containing protein, which produces MNFPSRILLFLLAGAAAGLLVVFLTDVTGILRITDQWPPTKTDLNNTTAAAVWFGGFLGALFGVASNLASGTRDWVRAIGFGLGIGIAAGFVGITFGMAVFAPLYVEKARNPLAFLGNVVARGLGWCFIGALAGTAEGWRKQSVRVGRNGLIGGAIGGLLGGAVFEIAPYLMPGVRAGAVSRTLGFVITGAMIGLFIALVQEWLKEAWVKIQVGRNEFSKEILLEKAESKIGRNELCDIPLFGNPQIGRSHALLVALPSGGYAVRDTGESPIGVLVNGAKIAGEQKLRSGDQIQIVDRVLVFFEKQVRQRTVLENRDVKQAPAVPVAQPGVSPYALNPSPGPFPATGKGSKLVVVAGPHAGQSFALQAGLVFGRDPGNSAALPADTKASRRHAQLVAEGSGVALEDMGSTNGTFVNGQRITRVALAPGDQIVIGSSTLRVE
- a CDS encoding FHA domain-containing protein, with product MLDYYAILGVSTSATESEIRTAMREKTPAAQQDPDTFAILMDAFETLKDPQKRAEYDAQRSASPAPTSGGARVAGGALVVAGACPVCNTLAPADEGFCSECGYLLSSTVGATPQASPLPKLVEESGRELMLRVGESIVGREGADVALPHPTISRRHARFIVSGGNYVTLEDLGSTNGTNVAGQPLPAGSQKALTHGQAIQFGSVKLTIQIPHVAQPERRSLGAKDPGRAPIAALSGSVSGARLEGPSGSHTLKAAVTTVGRKVGNDIVISTDSFVSGSHAKLVFENGKYSVIDIGSTNGTRLNGRKLSANVPEALASGDTIQFGQTAFTFKG